In Mycobacterium gallinarum, a single window of DNA contains:
- a CDS encoding sugar transferase, with product MTKSPTILEAPDEPTDRQHPGVRETNNALAGLVRVGWIGTVIAVSIDILAASAAVAIGLWWSSVSESLPPSSWVVALFVPLVVVLFAVQSLYRHKLNRNFIDEVGPIETNVALASILVLGITTLAQAPQLSGPVVSKTWFCAAVLMPIPRFIHSRIQKRMRLNRRFMAPTLIIGSGEVANRIVERLRARPEYGLLPVGLLDAENSAATAAADTDVPIIGPPEKIGAAIESTGAAAVLIAFSRVSDESLTRVVRIAHRHKARVWVVPRMFDAVAERATVDHLGGLPLMSLPSADPHGWQFNAKHVIDRVGAALGLLAISPVLITLAVLVRLSSPGPIFYKQDRIGRDGRVFQCLKFRSMRPATASDGDFELKSRSAPGGVEGDDRRTGIGKIMRSTSLDELPQLINVLKGEMSLVGPRPERPQFVEFFEIQIHRYGERHRVKAGMTGWAQVHGLRGQTSIADRVEWDNYYIENWSLALDLKILLLTVPAVLRGSE from the coding sequence ATGACGAAATCGCCAACAATCCTGGAGGCGCCCGACGAACCCACCGATCGGCAGCACCCAGGTGTGCGCGAGACGAACAACGCACTCGCCGGGCTGGTTCGTGTCGGCTGGATCGGCACGGTCATCGCGGTGTCCATCGACATTCTGGCTGCTTCAGCGGCCGTCGCCATAGGTTTGTGGTGGTCATCGGTATCGGAGAGCCTTCCCCCGTCCTCGTGGGTGGTCGCCCTGTTCGTACCCCTTGTCGTGGTGCTGTTCGCCGTGCAATCCCTGTATCGACACAAACTGAACCGAAACTTCATCGACGAGGTCGGACCGATCGAGACCAACGTCGCACTGGCGTCCATCCTGGTGCTCGGCATCACGACTCTCGCCCAAGCGCCGCAGCTCTCCGGACCCGTGGTTTCCAAGACGTGGTTTTGTGCCGCCGTCCTGATGCCGATACCGCGCTTCATCCATTCGCGGATTCAGAAGCGAATGAGGCTCAATCGCCGCTTCATGGCACCCACCCTCATCATCGGGAGCGGGGAAGTCGCCAACCGAATCGTCGAACGGTTGCGCGCCCGCCCCGAGTACGGCCTGCTACCGGTCGGCCTCCTCGATGCCGAGAATTCCGCTGCGACAGCGGCGGCAGATACGGATGTTCCGATCATCGGACCCCCGGAAAAGATCGGCGCAGCGATAGAGAGCACCGGGGCAGCGGCCGTCCTCATCGCCTTCTCGCGGGTGAGCGACGAATCCCTTACCCGCGTTGTTCGGATCGCGCACCGACACAAAGCGCGGGTGTGGGTGGTGCCCCGCATGTTCGACGCGGTCGCCGAGCGGGCGACGGTCGATCATCTCGGCGGCCTGCCGTTGATGTCGCTGCCGAGCGCCGACCCGCACGGCTGGCAGTTCAACGCGAAACACGTGATCGATCGCGTCGGGGCAGCCCTGGGACTGCTCGCGATCTCACCAGTGCTCATAACGCTGGCCGTGTTGGTTCGGCTGAGCTCACCGGGACCGATCTTCTACAAACAGGATCGGATCGGTCGCGACGGACGGGTCTTCCAGTGCCTGAAGTTCCGCTCGATGCGGCCGGCCACAGCTTCAGACGGTGACTTCGAACTGAAGTCGCGTTCGGCTCCTGGTGGCGTCGAAGGCGACGACAGACGGACGGGCATCGGCAAGATCATGCGGTCGACATCGCTGGACGAGTTACCCCAACTGATCAACGTGCTCAAGGGAGAGATGAGCCTGGTCGGTCCGCGTCCAGAACGACCGCAGTTCGTCGAGTTCTTCGAAATCCAGATTCACCGCTACGGCGAACGTCACCGCGTTAAGGCCGGCATGACCGGCTGGGCGCAGGTGCACGGGCTGCGCGGCCAGACCTCGATCGCAGACCGGGTGGAATGGGACAACTACTACATCGAGAACTGGTCACTCGCGCTTGATCTCAAGATCCTCTTGCTGACCGTGCCGGCTGTCTTGCGTGGTTCGGAATAG
- a CDS encoding GAF domain-containing protein, which yields MGDATPSNGWQAATGLSDAEKRELKEGLIAAVVGVGVDDAASQLLIQRLSTNPDALEPVIQLSLSDPARLAALHSTGLLDTPESGALDTVALLTAEALATPFAAVSLLDDSRELIIGRNVVHGDGERVRPAKLSIGTFTVVSGIPFIVEDATAHPLLANHPLVLSGEVGAYAGVPIFSDDDDAVGSLFSWDTRPLNWSGGQILVLQDMADLASAKIFRRPI from the coding sequence GTGGGGGACGCGACGCCGTCAAACGGGTGGCAGGCTGCGACGGGGCTGTCCGATGCTGAAAAGCGAGAACTCAAAGAGGGACTGATAGCGGCTGTTGTCGGCGTCGGGGTGGACGACGCTGCTTCCCAGTTGTTGATTCAACGACTTTCGACCAACCCCGACGCGCTGGAACCCGTAATTCAGCTTTCGCTGAGTGACCCGGCGCGCCTGGCCGCGCTACACAGCACGGGCCTGCTGGACACGCCTGAGAGCGGCGCCCTCGACACCGTCGCGCTGTTGACGGCAGAAGCGCTTGCAACGCCGTTCGCCGCGGTGTCGCTGCTCGACGACAGCAGGGAACTGATCATCGGGCGCAACGTCGTTCACGGTGACGGCGAAAGGGTGCGCCCGGCCAAACTGTCAATCGGCACGTTCACCGTGGTAAGCGGCATCCCGTTCATTGTCGAGGACGCCACCGCGCACCCGCTGCTGGCAAACCATCCGCTCGTGCTCAGCGGTGAGGTCGGGGCGTACGCGGGTGTTCCGATCTTCAGCGACGACGACGACGCGGTCGGTTCGCTCTTCAGTTGGGATACCCGGCCGCTGAACTGGTCGGGCGGTCAGATCCTCGTCCTGCAGGACATGGCCGACCTTGCGAGCGCGAAGATATTTCGCCGACCGATATGA
- a CDS encoding STAS domain-containing protein has protein sequence MSDFSTRTTESGVVVVQPTGRLNMVAAPALRKQLNDIVDGGVSRIVVDLSATEFIDSSGLGALIAALKIARNAGGDLRIAAPTQQVCTVLELSNLDRVLRTYASADSAFE, from the coding sequence ATGAGCGACTTTTCCACTCGGACAACGGAGTCGGGTGTCGTCGTGGTGCAGCCGACCGGGAGGCTGAACATGGTGGCTGCCCCCGCGCTACGAAAACAGCTCAATGACATCGTTGATGGTGGCGTGAGTCGAATCGTCGTCGATCTCAGCGCCACGGAATTCATTGATTCGTCCGGTTTGGGCGCGTTGATCGCGGCCCTGAAGATTGCGCGGAATGCGGGTGGCGACTTGCGCATTGCGGCTCCCACACAGCAGGTTTGCACCGTGCTGGAGTTGAGCAACCTTGACCGGGTCTTGCGTACCTATGCGTCGGCGGACAGCGCTTTCGAATGA
- a CDS encoding ATP-binding protein: MSEHAMEALTGPDTLAEIQQTLELAWAEEEVSEHTKMCIELAVSEIGTNIIAYSGDGRPVRLRMVVDVRPESVAVTFTDDGHPAEVDLTRITMADEASESGRGLALAHRVLDELSYWRDQKGNHWTLTRRRSG; the protein is encoded by the coding sequence ATGAGTGAGCACGCCATGGAGGCCCTGACCGGTCCCGACACGCTGGCGGAGATCCAGCAGACACTCGAACTGGCGTGGGCGGAAGAAGAAGTTTCCGAGCACACCAAGATGTGCATAGAACTCGCGGTCAGTGAGATCGGTACGAACATCATCGCGTACTCAGGTGACGGGCGGCCAGTGCGATTGCGCATGGTGGTTGACGTGCGCCCGGAAAGCGTGGCCGTCACCTTCACCGACGACGGCCATCCCGCGGAGGTCGACCTGACCCGGATAACCATGGCCGACGAGGCCTCCGAAAGCGGCCGCGGACTGGCACTCGCGCATCGCGTACTCGACGAGCTGTCCTACTGGCGCGATCAGAAGGGCAATCACTGGACGCTGACTCGGCGTCGATCCGGATGA
- a CDS encoding SpoIIE family protein phosphatase, whose amino-acid sequence MLLALAVVTAITLKLQPSGLLTPPWSPASGIALGLGICFRRRYTWMLALAVAAVSLPILVWLGRPAPLAAALTAALAVEMIVGTLLLRGRQDRRPQLFTPSDLARFLAIALVSATLYGVLASAAFYLLGYPAGAVETLQTAVLKHVAGMALLTPLLMAPTYRIQRAGYAETVGHVIWTLGTATGVFIFDDTLLPLAFLTFPSLVAAALRLSTLQLSLVLIGVASIASHGSVNGLGPFAFDQLGGPTGVALLQAYQLSIVAVLLTLSLLVGSEREMSSRLHESEELFRKSFNSSVAGKLMGIRTADQWIVERANPSARALLPGLQGGIRSLDTLMGRDAVGKLSQAADSLVGDNARIVVQLDDGRSLNVSIAVIGETTEGTQFVVHFHDVTESERLRQLEQEELNRAAEVQRALLPGKLPETPGWTFGTSTSPAKQIGGDFYDVRVHQPSIVLSLGDVMGKGMDAGMLAAATRTALRSHDPGMTPSAVVTHAAGILEGDLRRVSAFVTLAYVQVDIDSGDFRFADAGHGLHYVLRTRSGRVERLSSDDMPVGLGDQWRELSGRLAPGDMILLVSDGVLELWGGSLDGLENAIAQCANGTGTGPQEAVDYLCANAGELLDGDDVTAVALRRAG is encoded by the coding sequence ATGCTGCTCGCTTTGGCCGTGGTGACAGCGATCACCCTGAAGCTCCAACCGTCGGGCCTGTTGACGCCGCCATGGTCGCCGGCCTCGGGCATCGCTCTGGGCCTGGGCATCTGTTTTCGGCGACGGTACACCTGGATGCTTGCGCTGGCAGTTGCGGCCGTATCGTTGCCGATCTTGGTGTGGTTGGGACGGCCTGCACCCCTCGCTGCCGCGTTGACCGCGGCCCTAGCCGTCGAGATGATTGTCGGCACACTACTCCTTCGCGGTCGCCAGGACCGCCGACCGCAACTGTTCACTCCGAGCGATCTGGCCAGGTTTCTGGCGATCGCACTGGTGTCGGCGACGCTCTACGGCGTACTGGCCTCCGCCGCCTTTTATCTGCTCGGGTATCCGGCCGGGGCCGTGGAAACGCTCCAGACCGCTGTGCTCAAGCATGTTGCGGGAATGGCGCTTCTCACTCCGCTGCTCATGGCGCCGACTTACCGGATACAACGGGCGGGCTACGCCGAAACGGTGGGCCACGTCATCTGGACGCTGGGAACCGCCACCGGTGTATTCATATTCGACGACACGCTACTGCCGTTGGCGTTTCTGACCTTTCCGTCCTTGGTGGCCGCGGCGCTTCGACTGTCGACCCTGCAGCTGTCCCTCGTCCTCATCGGAGTTGCGAGTATTGCATCGCACGGCAGCGTGAACGGTTTGGGCCCATTCGCATTCGATCAGCTAGGTGGGCCGACGGGAGTTGCCTTACTACAGGCCTATCAGTTATCGATAGTCGCGGTCTTGCTCACGCTGTCCCTTCTGGTGGGATCCGAGCGGGAGATGTCATCGCGGCTACACGAGAGCGAGGAGTTGTTCCGCAAGAGCTTCAACTCGTCGGTCGCCGGCAAGCTCATGGGCATCCGGACGGCCGATCAATGGATTGTCGAGCGTGCCAACCCCTCCGCACGGGCTCTGCTGCCCGGACTGCAAGGTGGCATCAGGAGCCTTGACACCTTGATGGGTCGGGATGCCGTTGGCAAACTCTCGCAAGCCGCCGATTCCCTTGTCGGCGACAACGCCCGTATCGTCGTGCAGCTCGACGACGGGCGCAGCCTCAACGTGAGTATCGCCGTGATCGGCGAGACGACTGAAGGGACCCAGTTCGTCGTGCACTTCCACGACGTCACTGAATCGGAGCGGCTACGTCAGCTGGAGCAGGAGGAACTGAACCGGGCTGCCGAAGTTCAACGTGCACTGCTGCCTGGCAAACTCCCCGAGACGCCGGGCTGGACGTTCGGCACGTCCACCAGCCCGGCCAAACAGATCGGTGGCGATTTCTACGACGTGCGCGTGCATCAACCTTCCATCGTGCTCAGCCTCGGCGATGTCATGGGTAAGGGCATGGACGCGGGAATGCTCGCCGCCGCGACTCGCACCGCGCTCCGGTCCCACGATCCCGGTATGACTCCGTCGGCGGTCGTCACGCATGCGGCCGGCATTCTCGAAGGCGATCTGCGTCGCGTCAGTGCATTCGTCACGCTTGCCTACGTACAGGTGGACATCGACTCCGGCGACTTCCGGTTCGCAGACGCGGGTCACGGCTTGCATTATGTCCTCCGGACCAGATCTGGCCGGGTTGAAAGGCTGTCGTCCGACGACATGCCCGTTGGATTGGGCGACCAATGGCGCGAACTCTCCGGCCGCCTCGCCCCGGGGGACATGATCCTGCTCGTCAGTGACGGAGTGCTCGAGCTGTGGGGCGGTTCGCTTGACGGACTCGAGAACGCAATCGCGCAGTGCGCCAACGGGACTGGGACGGGCCCACAGGAGGCCGTCGACTACTTGTGTGCGAACGCCGGCGAATTACTGGATGGCGACGACGTCACCGCGGTGGCCTTACGCCGTGCAGGGTGA
- a CDS encoding CHASE3 domain-containing protein, which produces MRTPANYWMATTSPRWPYAVQGEPRAVSAPASADADAANSRRRRMYSRLTVQGWLMVVLCVMGVVVLCGSASIAVLQYRTDAAIRQLVDITSPARATAFQMQAGLRDQETGVRGYVITGDRRFLEPYVEGQQAEQAAAARVRERLTGNDDLLADLDAIETAAEQWRTSYAEPLIARVSPGEPYPLSTTEADRGKAQFDNLRALFDRQNENLVSARNDARAQLQQFESWLNQVLIIVLVALVGTALALTLLVRRAVTRPVAGVAAACRRIAKGDFAATIPVEGPSDIRGIAQDVNDMRRRIVDELQTSQAARAELYESEELFRKSFNSSVAGKLLVFRASTQWIVERANPSARDLLPGLREGITNLDLLMGSDGMAELSTAADSLDGDDNARLTMRLTDGRSLQVSIAVIGEKPEGTEFVLHFHDVTESERLRQLELAEMNRAVEVQRALVPGALPATPGWTFGTFTSPARQVGGDFYDVRVRQPSIVLSLGDVMGKGMDAGMLAAATRTALRSNDPAATPSTVVNGAAGILEGDLRRISAFVTLSYVRVDMDSGDFLFADAGHGLHFVIRTRSGRIERLASNDMPMGLDDHWQELSDRLAPGDMILLVSDGVLDLWGGSIEGLEDAISQCADGNGTGPQAVVDYLCANADEMLDGDDVTAVALRRG; this is translated from the coding sequence GTGCGAACGCCGGCGAATTACTGGATGGCGACGACGTCACCGCGGTGGCCTTACGCCGTGCAGGGTGAGCCGCGCGCGGTGAGCGCTCCCGCCTCCGCTGATGCCGACGCCGCGAACTCGCGTCGGCGGCGCATGTACTCGCGGCTGACCGTACAGGGGTGGTTGATGGTCGTGTTGTGCGTGATGGGTGTGGTCGTCCTCTGCGGTTCGGCGTCCATCGCGGTGCTGCAATACCGCACCGACGCTGCAATTCGCCAACTGGTGGACATAACATCGCCCGCACGTGCCACCGCCTTTCAGATGCAAGCGGGACTGCGTGACCAGGAGACCGGTGTGCGCGGCTACGTCATCACCGGCGACCGCCGATTCCTCGAGCCGTACGTCGAGGGTCAGCAGGCCGAACAGGCCGCCGCCGCTCGGGTGCGCGAACGCCTGACGGGTAACGACGACCTGCTTGCCGATCTGGACGCGATCGAAACAGCGGCCGAGCAATGGCGCACCAGCTACGCCGAACCGTTGATCGCACGCGTGTCACCTGGTGAGCCCTACCCGCTCAGCACCACGGAGGCCGACCGCGGCAAGGCCCAGTTCGACAATCTGCGCGCCCTGTTCGACAGACAAAATGAAAACCTCGTTTCGGCGAGAAACGACGCCCGCGCCCAGTTGCAGCAGTTTGAGTCATGGCTGAACCAGGTGCTGATCATTGTGTTGGTCGCGCTGGTGGGCACCGCGCTGGCGCTGACCCTCTTGGTGCGCCGCGCAGTCACCCGGCCTGTGGCCGGCGTCGCGGCGGCATGCCGGCGGATCGCTAAGGGTGATTTCGCCGCGACGATCCCGGTCGAGGGTCCCAGCGATATTCGGGGGATCGCACAGGATGTAAACGACATGCGGCGGCGCATCGTCGACGAGCTCCAGACCTCGCAGGCAGCACGAGCCGAGCTCTACGAGAGCGAGGAGTTGTTCCGCAAGAGCTTCAACTCCTCGGTGGCCGGGAAACTGCTGGTATTCCGTGCGTCCACCCAGTGGATTGTCGAGCGCGCCAACCCCTCAGCACGCGACCTGCTGCCCGGGCTGCGGGAGGGCATCACGAACCTTGACCTGCTTATGGGTTCGGACGGCATGGCCGAGCTTTCGACCGCCGCCGATTCTCTCGATGGTGACGACAACGCGCGGCTGACGATGCGGCTGACCGACGGGCGCAGTCTGCAGGTGAGTATCGCCGTCATCGGCGAGAAGCCCGAAGGGACCGAGTTCGTCCTGCACTTCCACGACGTCACCGAATCGGAGCGGTTACGTCAGCTCGAGCTGGCGGAGATGAACCGGGCCGTCGAGGTGCAACGTGCACTGGTACCGGGCGCCTTGCCCGCAACGCCAGGTTGGACCTTCGGCACGTTCACCAGCCCGGCCCGACAAGTCGGCGGGGACTTCTACGACGTGCGCGTGCGTCAACCCTCCATCGTGCTGAGCCTCGGCGACGTCATGGGTAAGGGCATGGACGCGGGAATGCTCGCCGCGGCGACTCGCACGGCGCTGCGCTCCAACGATCCCGCAGCGACCCCATCGACTGTGGTCAACGGTGCAGCAGGCATCCTCGAGGGCGATCTGCGCCGGATCAGCGCGTTCGTCACGCTGTCCTATGTCCGGGTCGACATGGACTCTGGCGACTTCCTGTTCGCCGACGCGGGTCATGGGTTGCACTTCGTCATCCGCACCCGGTCCGGCCGCATCGAGCGCCTGGCGTCCAACGACATGCCCATGGGATTGGACGACCACTGGCAGGAACTCTCCGACCGCCTGGCGCCGGGGGACATGATCCTGCTCGTCAGCGACGGTGTGCTCGACCTATGGGGCGGTTCGATCGAGGGACTCGAGGACGCCATCTCGCAGTGCGCCGATGGCAATGGGACGGGCCCGCAGGCGGTCGTGGACTACCTGTGTGCGAATGCGGACGAGATGCTCGACGGTGACGACGTCACGGCGGTAGCCCTGCGCCGCGGCTGA